DNA sequence from the Vicia villosa cultivar HV-30 ecotype Madison, WI linkage group LG3, Vvil1.0, whole genome shotgun sequence genome:
GATGTTGTCTCGTTCGACCGCGTCGCGTTATAGTCTGACTGGTTGGCATGTGGGGCCAACACTACGGTGAGGTATCTGCCTGAGCAGTGCATGAGGCAGTTTGGACATGTGCAACTGATACCGAGGTCACCGtatgaggctgctcccgacacagttacccgagttGAGCTCACTACTATATTTGAGGACTGGGCGTATCATTTGGTCCCTGAGGAGTATTGGCGTATGGAGGCCACCTAGGAATGGCTATGTTGATGGGTACGTGACATGGttttatcgggtgtcacatcctctactGACACCCGACCCACCCAGAGCTCACAGGCCAACACACAgcgagatcttggagaaccagctgtccgaggatgaccatgccactgatctcctGCTGATATGCCGGCTGATGGAGATGCTTGGGCAGAACGCATTGGACCGAGGTATCATTGCGCACGGAGGTCCAGAGGCAGTTTCCATCGTGGAGAGGAAGGTCGGTGACGCATGCGGTGCAGCGGCATATAcgaggcagaggaggtctcaggaagttagggttaggcatactcagtagcgGGTTCCGGtttattttttgttgactttattgTATTCGGGTTGTATTTCTTGACATTTATGTACACTATTAGTTGTATATATTTGATTGTATTGAAGATTCATGGGCATAGCATGTAAAAGCTCAAGTTCATAGTCAAAATCTCAAGAAGATCTCGTGGAGATAGAAATAAGTTTACGTTTGATCGAGCATGGAGAAATAAATGGTGCAATCTCTATAAACTATTATCTAGAGTTAGAAATGGTGCAATTTTTTTCACTATATGCAGATAATAAAACTGCATGAAGAAAGTTAATttattcccttgatgttgtagagtttgtTCAAAAGTGGAGATTTATGGTAGTTGGACTGATCTCTAGTCTCAACAGGAGTTAATTTGAAAGAAGTCAAAGTCTTGCATATTATAGTCGAAGTCCGTTCAAGCATGCAGTTGtcaaaatatgttatgttgttagcAAGTCGAATTGGGTCAGTCTGTTAGCTCAATTGCTTAAGTTAGTTTGTTGTTTAAGTTAACTtagtagtctataaatagacTCTTTTTCTCAGGTTGTGAAGAGAACATTGattgttgttattcacttgtaatctTTTAATTCTAATTGAGAAAGTGTATAGTAAAACAGTTATAATTGATTCTGATTTTTCTTcttccctcttctctctctttttcaTAAATTTGAAggattttttgtgtttgttaaaaaaaagtcaatttttctcatagttttaatttgtttttgaccACACTCGTTACAACACTTTTAATACATAGTCACGCTAGAATATTGTTGAACATTGATTATTGTATTCATCTGACCAAGAGCATTTTCCAATCAATTAGTACTACATTAGTATTAATTTTAGTTTCCCTTTTAAATATacttcaatttaaaaaatatactaGTCTGCGTTTCCTTTTATTATCGGAAAGATAgcaacttttatttatatatctatGCTATTGCATTTTTCAAAACGTTTAGTTTAGCCTTCACAAAGgctaataatcatcatcattttcCAAAGTCTATCGGAATTTGCATTTTACTTTCAAAACATTTTAGTAGCATTTTTCAAGGGGACAACTTCACTgcccatcacaaaaagatgggtagtgtaccttcagCCAATCACAGAAcaccatttaatttttatacatttgattatttattaaatagtacATTTGTTTCTTGTTTTCAAGAAATTTTACACTAagggtaaccttacccaactttttgagttgggtaaataagaattcaccttttttTCAATTTATAAAGGGATAGAATAAGGTAGTACTAGTATTAAATTACACTAGTATTACAATCTAGCTTCAGTTGCATTATGGCGTCTTCATCTATTCCATCAACAGaagtagaaaagaaaataatacttGTTGGTCCAAATTGGCTTGAGCTTCCAAGAGATGTGATAGCAAACATCCTCAAGAGGCTTGGTACGATTGAAATATTGACTGGTGCATGTCAAGTCTGCCCTCTATGGTGGAATATTTGTAAGGATCCTCACATATGGCGAACCATTAACATGTCCAAGTTGATTTCTTCACGCTACCATCACGGTGATGATTTGGTGAAGATTTGTTGCAAAGCGATTGAGCGAAGCTGTGGTCAGGTAGAGGAAATTGAAATTCACCATTTTGCAACCGATGATCTTCTTGCCTACATAGCTGAGAGGTAAATTatcttaataatatattatttgccTTTAAATCTTAACATTTTAATATGTCTTGTTGCAAATCTTACAGTGCTGGTCACCTACGACACTTGCGGCTTACATCTTGTAGAGGGTTCTCAGACAAAGGATTTAGAGaattgaaaaaattcattttaaatttctaATTACATCTTGGATtaggtaattagaaattttaagggaatttaaaattcaaagcaattcaaatgattcaattgaaatccattcattttaaattattttgtttggatgaagtattaaggtaatttattgttagattttttgggtgatttttttataaaatataaattttttggaccaaattaaaaaattgaaaagtagggaccaaattgcaatttttaaaaatttgaaggaccaaattttaaattttaaaaattattaaggaccaatttgcaattttttaaaaaattttggggtcaactttataattttggaaaatatgaagaccaatttgtaaaatttgaagaagtaataataacaaatacattctatggaaatgagaggaatttcaaattctttggtttttgttgtcatttcaaaatgattaaatttaact
Encoded proteins:
- the LOC131658283 gene encoding F-box protein SKIP19-like is translated as MASSSIPSTEVEKKIILVGPNWLELPRDVIANILKRLGTIEILTGACQVCPLWWNICKDPHIWRTINMSKLISSRYHHGDDLVKICCKAIERSCGQVEEIEIHHFATDDLLAYIAESAGHLRHLRLTSCRGFSDKGFRELKKFILNF